From the Spiribacter sp. 2438 genome, one window contains:
- the pyrE gene encoding orotate phosphoribosyltransferase, with product MQAYQRDLIEFALARDVLRFGEFTLKSGRQSPYFFNTGLFNTGEALQRLGAAYARCAVESAPPFDMLFGPAYKGIPLISATAMALSLDHGMDCPWAFNRKEAKDHGEGGRVVGAPLSGRVLVVDDVISAGTSVAESVALIESAGARLAGVLVALDRQEKGQGERSATQDVAELHGVPVTAILTLETLMDYLEKQHGGADPRLAAMRRYQARYGV from the coding sequence ATGCAGGCTTACCAGCGCGACCTGATCGAGTTTGCCCTGGCGCGGGATGTCCTTCGTTTCGGGGAGTTCACCCTGAAGTCGGGGCGGCAGAGCCCGTATTTTTTCAATACCGGGCTATTCAATACCGGCGAGGCATTGCAGCGGCTGGGTGCCGCCTACGCTCGCTGCGCGGTGGAGTCCGCGCCGCCGTTCGACATGCTGTTCGGGCCGGCTTACAAGGGGATCCCGCTGATATCGGCCACCGCCATGGCGTTGTCCCTGGATCACGGCATGGACTGTCCCTGGGCGTTCAATCGCAAGGAGGCCAAGGACCATGGTGAGGGCGGCCGGGTGGTGGGCGCTCCGCTGTCCGGGCGGGTCCTGGTGGTAGACGATGTGATTTCCGCCGGCACCTCGGTGGCGGAAAGTGTCGCGCTGATCGAATCCGCCGGTGCCCGGCTGGCAGGCGTGCTGGTAGCGCTGGACCGCCAGGAAAAAGGCCAGGGCGAGCGCTCGGCTACCCAGGACGTGGCCGAGTTGCATGGCGTGCCGGTCACCGCGATTCTGACGCTGGAAACGCTGATGGACTACCTGGAAAAGCAGCACGGCGGGGCCGACCCGAGGCTCGCCGCCATGCGGCGATATCAGGCGCGCTACGGAGTCTGA
- a CDS encoding acyltransferase family protein, translated as MIRLGSIDTARFLAIGLVFYGHLVEQVMYLGSEPAALQYKWVYSFHMALFFLLSGMVASERRLAMPLLSFIGRMARSRLVPYLVFGFLPMAVALAGVPGWFPTVDLTATAGWVEGGISTLMGLPAFNIPLWFLASLIVLELVHQGLARFWTSTSRLLLAIVFFYSVGYLFNRHVDVLALELLFWMAHVVPLGYAFYLTGVLVRRSGLLEREWPRLGVAAATLACIAVVTLTYDLNQGPFRLLEAVVMMFGTVGHPLLFPLTALVGSLMVVLLARLLPAWAWLQHLGAITLIVYCLHGFFYHFVNPPLAAWMHANLTMESGWVVATATTAGTLASLAIAAPVAVLIDRYLPEMVGRGRTGQPPAEDNEPPAAGPAQTP; from the coding sequence ATGATCCGGCTGGGCAGCATCGACACCGCCCGTTTTCTCGCCATCGGGCTGGTGTTCTACGGCCATCTGGTGGAGCAGGTGATGTACCTCGGCAGCGAGCCGGCGGCGCTCCAGTACAAGTGGGTGTACTCCTTCCACATGGCGCTGTTTTTTCTGCTCTCCGGCATGGTGGCCAGCGAGAGGCGGCTGGCCATGCCACTGCTGTCATTCATCGGCCGCATGGCCCGCAGCCGGCTGGTGCCCTATCTGGTCTTCGGCTTTCTGCCCATGGCCGTGGCGCTGGCCGGGGTACCGGGCTGGTTTCCGACGGTCGACCTCACTGCCACCGCCGGCTGGGTCGAAGGAGGGATCAGCACCCTCATGGGCCTGCCCGCTTTCAACATCCCACTCTGGTTCCTGGCCAGCCTGATTGTGCTGGAGCTGGTGCATCAGGGCCTGGCCCGCTTCTGGACGTCCACCAGCCGGCTTTTGCTAGCCATTGTTTTCTTCTACAGCGTTGGCTACCTGTTCAACCGCCATGTGGACGTGCTGGCGCTGGAACTGCTCTTCTGGATGGCCCACGTGGTGCCACTGGGCTATGCGTTCTACCTCACCGGGGTGCTGGTCCGTCGCAGCGGCCTGCTGGAAAGGGAGTGGCCGCGATTGGGTGTGGCTGCCGCCACGCTGGCCTGTATCGCCGTGGTGACGCTGACCTACGACCTCAACCAGGGGCCGTTCCGGCTGCTCGAGGCCGTGGTGATGATGTTCGGCACCGTGGGGCATCCGCTGCTGTTTCCGCTAACGGCACTGGTGGGCAGCCTCATGGTCGTCCTACTGGCGCGCCTGCTGCCCGCCTGGGCCTGGTTACAGCACCTCGGGGCCATCACCCTGATCGTTTACTGCCTGCACGGCTTTTTCTATCACTTCGTCAACCCGCCGCTGGCGGCCTGGATGCATGCCAACCTGACGATGGAGTCGGGGTGGGTTGTGGCGACCGCCACAACGGCCGGCACGCTGGCGAGTCTGGCCATCGCCGCCCCGGTGGCCGTTCTCATCGATCGCTACCTGCCCGAGATGGTGGGGCGTGGTCGCACCGGTCAGCCCCCAGCCGAAGACAATGAACCGCCCGCGGCGGGCCCGGCTCAGACTCCGTAG
- the argB gene encoding acetylglutamate kinase: MNNESTPPDQVAHVLTEALPYIRRFHGRTVVVKYGGNAMVDEALKGDFARDVVLMKLVGINPVVVHGGGPQIGSLLERIGKKSEFVQGMRVTDAETMDVVEMVLGGLVNKEIVSLINTHGGRAVGLSGKDGGLIRAQRLKLTRPGPAEQAPEIIDIGHVGQVVDVDPALMTLLDGADFIPVIAPIGVDEAGVSYNINADLVAGHLARTLNAEKLILMTNTPGILDSDGHLLTGLDAERVAGLIADGTINGGMLPKVECALDAVRDGVGATTIIDGRVRHALLLEIFTDSGVGTLIHGEGTPS; the protein is encoded by the coding sequence ATGAACAACGAGTCCACGCCCCCGGATCAAGTCGCCCACGTCCTCACCGAAGCGCTGCCCTACATCCGCCGGTTCCACGGCCGAACCGTGGTGGTCAAGTACGGCGGAAACGCCATGGTGGACGAGGCGCTGAAAGGCGATTTCGCCCGTGATGTGGTGCTGATGAAGCTGGTGGGCATCAACCCGGTGGTGGTTCACGGCGGCGGCCCGCAAATCGGCTCACTGCTGGAGCGGATCGGCAAGAAAAGCGAGTTCGTTCAGGGCATGCGCGTGACCGATGCAGAGACCATGGACGTGGTCGAGATGGTGCTGGGCGGCCTGGTCAACAAGGAAATTGTCAGCCTGATCAACACCCACGGCGGCCGGGCGGTGGGGCTGAGTGGCAAGGACGGCGGCCTGATCCGTGCGCAGCGTCTCAAGCTCACCCGGCCCGGCCCTGCCGAGCAGGCTCCGGAGATTATCGATATCGGTCATGTCGGCCAGGTGGTGGATGTCGACCCGGCCCTGATGACCCTGCTGGACGGGGCTGATTTTATCCCCGTGATTGCCCCCATCGGCGTGGATGAAGCCGGCGTTTCCTACAACATCAATGCCGATCTGGTGGCCGGTCATCTGGCGCGCACGCTGAACGCCGAGAAGTTGATCCTGATGACCAACACCCCCGGCATTCTCGATAGTGACGGTCACCTGCTCACCGGCCTTGACGCCGAGCGGGTGGCGGGCCTGATTGCCGACGGCACCATCAATGGCGGCATGCTCCCCAAAGTCGAATGCGCCCTGGACGCCGTTCGGGACGGCGTCGGGGCCACCACGATCATTGATGGCCGTGTTCGCCATGCCCTGCTGCTGGAAATTTTCACCGACAGTGGCGTTGGCACACTGATTCACGGCGAGGGGACGCCCTCATGA